The following proteins are encoded in a genomic region of Coffea eugenioides isolate CCC68of chromosome 6, Ceug_1.0, whole genome shotgun sequence:
- the LOC113773897 gene encoding uncharacterized protein LOC113773897 → MQCGWEPPKEAVIKINIDAALLARMVRTGLGIIARNWCRMIVEAKGITECKRREAGKEEALAIRSALEMAKDAGWTNIEVQTDCKSVVDQINTSNVQDSSIETVLEDIDDLR, encoded by the coding sequence ATGCAATGTGGTTGGGAACCACCTAAAGAAGCTGTGATCAAAATAAACATTGATGCAGCATTATTAGCTAGAATGGTAAGAACAGGACTGGGGATAATAGCTAGGAACTGGTGCAGAATGATAGTGGAAGCAAAAGGAATCACTGAATGCAAGAGAAGAGAAGCAGGCAAAGAGGAAGCACTAGCTATAAGAAGTGCACTTGAAATGGCAAAAGATGCAGGATGGACAAATATAGAAGTCCAAACAGACTGCAAAAGTGTTGTAGACCAAATTAACACAAGCAATGTTCAGGACAGTAGCATAGAAACAGTCCTGGAGGACATTGATGACTTGAGATAG